The Pirellulales bacterium DNA window GAGGCCCAGACGCCCACCAGCGGCGGTGCAATATAGCCTTCGCCGTCGGGCACCGACGCATGCGGGATCGACTCGGGCGGAACGCCGTGCGCGGCCATGTAGGTTTCGAGCTTGTTGATGTGATCGGCAATGGGCTTGAGCTTTTGCAGCGTCGCGTTGTAGGCGGGATCGGTTTTTACGTTGCGCAGTACGTGCGAAAAGTCGTAGTCGACGTTCCATGATCCCGGCGCGCTTGGATCGGCGGCGGTATCTTTGCGCGTGTATTTGCCGTGACAGGTCGTGCAGGCACGGAAGCCGGTGGTGTCGAGCGGCTTCGTGCGGCCGTGGAACAAATCCGCGCCGCGTGCGACGAGGTTCGCGTCGAGCTTGCCAGGGAACGGCGGCGATTGCGTCTCGCGGGCGAAGGCCAACGCCTTGGCGACCGATTGGACGTGATCCAGATGGTGCTCGTTCATTTCGGCGTGCGGCGTGGTGAAGTTGATCGAGAAGCTGCCGGCGTCGGTCGGCGCCGCGTCGGCGTACCAGTAATCCTTCTTCTTGTACTTCATCAACCACCAGGGCATCGGATCGACGGGCGGAAGCGGCGTCGAATCCAATATCTTATCGAGCTCGGTTGTTTTGCTGGCCAGCGTCAGCCCTTTGTTGGCGGGGTCATCCAAGCGCGCGCCCAGGCGCCAGACCGCGTACGGCCCGAAATTGTCGCCGCGGGTGCGGACGTTTCGCGGGTCGGATTGGTTGATGTGGTTGTTGGCCAGGCCCGCCACGACCTGACCGTTGACCATGCCGGCATGGCACATGAAGCAGTTGATCGTCATGTGCAGCGATTGATTGCGCGTGATGGCGCTTTCGCCGAGGGCGAAGCCGGGGTCCACGCCCGCAGTGCGCGTGGGGGGCGATGGCAACCGGCCCGAGGTATAAAACCGGCCGTCGGTGGAATCGGGCGCAAAGCCGGCACTCTTCTGCGCTGGTCCGGCCGTGCTGTAGACCAGCCGCATTGCGGCCGCCGGGACCGAGGCATGGAACAACCGGCCGGCGAAGATTTCTTCCATGCCTTCGCGCGCCGTTTGCGAATAGGCGGCATCGTCGAAGCCATAGAACGAAACCGCCGTGGCAGCCAGGCAGGGCACCGCGCTCAAACTGGCGAAAGCGCACAGCAGCGCACCGGCCATGCTCGACAAGTGGATGCGGACGTGTCGTGATGAAGCATCGCGTACCATATGGCCTCCCCCGCCAGAAATTGGAATACGAGTGCGATGTGGATCATGCGTAACTGACGCGCGGCACGGTCCGCTTGACGTTCGCCGCCGCGGGTTAGGACCGCACCGCGCCATTATCAACGATACCAACGTCCAGTGGAATATGTTTCGCGATCTCAAGGGGAATCACACCGCGCCGGTTTCAGGACGCCGAACCCGACGTCCGTACAGAGTAAATTGCCGATGGGCTTCTGGAGCTGCACCGGCACCCTCGAGCGATGGGCGTGCCCGGCGCCCCCTGGAATGTCCATCGAAGAAACTATGCCCGGCCAAATATCACGAACGGCGAAGTTTGCGTCGCGCGGCGGCCGCGATCGAGACCAGGCAACCCATCCCAGCCAGCATCATCGATTCCGGCTCAGGCACCGCGGTCGCGATGTAGGTGTAGCCACCCTGGTCGAAGACGGAATATATCCCGTTTTGTGGCAGCGATAGCGTGATCTGTCCCGAGGCGATCATCCCGTTAAGGGTGCTGACCCAGTTGCCTCCGCCGGCGGTTGGCTTCTCGTAGGCCGGCACATCGCGATCGCAATTTGTGCAAAACCGTCGGTCGTAACGATTCCGACGGTTGCACGATCCCCTGATTTCACGGCCGAAACGGCGCCCTTCAGGCGAGCTAACTTTGAACGTCGTTTTGCGCGCCGAGGCTGCCCGGACGAGCCGGTGGCCCGAGAAATCCTTGCGCCAATCGACGGTGCTCACAGGGGAATGCGGCAATGAATGATCGGGATTCTCGGCGCGGCGAATGGCTCATGTCAGACGGTCGACGAATGGGCGCCCCGCGCAAGCGCTTAGGCACGCGCCACTCGCACATCGAAGAGCTCGAACCTCGCTGGTGCCCTTCGGCGGTCCCCGTCACGTTCAATATCCCGGCCGATGTCGCGGCGCGAGGTGTCTATGTCTCGGTCTCGGCAACGCTCGAAGCCAATTACACGAATAACCAGGGCATCACGCTCAACTCCGGCACCGTCGTCTATTACGACTCTTCGATCAACGATTACGCGGCTGTCACAAGCAGCTCGTCCCTGACCTACGAGCTATCAGGCACCGGCGCCGTCGTCGAGTTGCCCAACACATTCGTCACGGGTGGGCAGATCGTGATCGGCGTGGGGAGCGCTCCGCCGGTGAGTTATGCGTCAGGAGCGGTGCAAGCCCCGCCGGCAACGAACGATCCAAACTATTGGGGGCTGTTCGAGTACGCCATCACGTCGGGCGGACTGGATATCGACATGTCGGAAGTCGACCAGGTCGGCTTTCCGTTCACGATCACGACCACGCCCGCCGCACCGATGCCCGCAGACGAAGGGGTCGGCATCACGCAAAACCGCACCGATCTGTTCAATCTCTATAACCAGTACATCGCCGGCCAAGGCGCCACGGCGGCGCTCTTTGAAGAATCGATCTCGGCCGGTCAGCCGTACCGCATCCTCGCGCCGCAGCATTTGATCGAAGGGACGCAGGCCCCAGTCGCCGGGGCGCCGACGTATTCGGCCGGAGGGAGCCTTGTCACGGGTGACACGTACTACTACTGGGTCACCGCGACCGACGCCAGCGGTGAGACAAGCGTCAGCAATGTGACCCTCGCCGTGCCGTTCAATGATTCGCAAAATGGCCATAACATCGCGATGGATACGGTGAACCTGAGCTGGTCCGCGTCACCCGGCGCGACGGGCTACAACATTTACCGCAGCCTGACCAACGATTCCACCACCGGGCAGCTCGTGGGCAGCAGCACGACCACGTCCTTTACCGACCCGGGCAACACACCCACGTCGCAGACGCCGCCTGCCAACAGCTACACGTACAATCCTTTGAACGCTTATTTCAATCAGGCGCTCACCAACTTCTTCGGGCACTATACCGCTAACGGCTCGTTCACGATCAATCGCGATGGCTATACCTTCACCGGGCAGGTCGACACGAACTATCAAACCGAAGGGCACACTTATACGGTATTGGAACTGACGTCGACGTCGCTGCCCGGCCAGACATTCTTGATCTTCGAGCCGTTTTTCAGCACGAATACGAACATCGCCGGCGCTCCGCCTGCGCCGTCCTGGATGCCGCACGCCGACCAGTCGCCGGCCGCGATGATCATGGCCAACGACGGCGTCTTCAACGACGGGGGCAGTCAACCGGGCGCCGATGCCGGCATCCTCTCGGATTTGGAAAACTCGATCGTCTCGGCATTCAACCGCGGCATTGCCGACAACTTCTCGATCGCGCCGAACAATTGGGCCGCCGAGCCGTCGTTGAATTCTGCAACGGCTACGGCCGGCAGCGGATTGTCGCCGGGTACTTACTACTACGTCATTACGGCCACGAACATCTTTGGCGAAACGACCACCAGCATCGAACGCGCGGCGACCACTACGTCGACCGATGGGCAAGTCACGCTGTCGTGGACGGCTGAGAACGGGCCGAACCAAGGAAATAGCGACGGGCCCACGCAGTACAACATCTACCGCAGCACGACGCCCGGCAGCGGCTATCAACTGGTGGGCACGATCACGAACAATGGCGTCAATCCGACAACGAGTTACACCGATAGCGCGGCCTCTGGGACAAGTCAGACGCCGCCGACCTACTACGCTCCTGGATCGACCTCGAACTGGTACGCCGGCTTCTTGCACCAGAACAGTACGACCAATCCCACCAGCGGCATCAGCATCAATAGCCTGGCCTATGGATTCCCGTATGACGATCAGGGGGGAGACTCGACGAATTTCCAAGCCAACTTCAGTGCCGTCCAGATCAATCTGATGCCTTGGAGCAACAACCCCGATCCCCATCATGGGCCTGGGCCGGATGATCACTGGCCGGGGATCAAGGTTTTGCAGCAACCGAGCTCGGGCGTTCTCGGCGCTTCGAATTCCATCACCTTCGAGGTGTTGAATGCCGAGGGTGTGCCGGTCGGAGGCGTGCCTGTGACGGTTGAGTTCGCCGAAGTCGAGGGGCACACCTTTACGGTGGTCACCGACCCCACGACCGGAATCGGCCGTTTCACGTTCAAGAACTTCGAGGCCGGCCCGAACATGATCGTCTTGGAAACCGACTCGCAATTGATGTTCCAGTTCAGCAACGTGTTCATCGTCTTCGCCGGCTTCGTTCCAACGGACGGCGCCAATATCATTTTGCCAAACGGGCAGCAGGCCAACGTTTCGTCGTTGGGCCAGAACGCGCTTCCCGCGACCGACCTTCCCTCCACCTGGACGAACGGCATGTGGGCGAACGCGGTTCCCTGGAACAGCGTTGACGGCATGGTGAATTCGCTCGCGGGCGTGACGCGGATCGATTCGCTCGAGACCGGACCCCTTGGTTTGTTTCAGCAATTGGGCCGCGGTGGACACGGCGTGCTGCCGCCGGAGGAACTGCCGCCGAAGTCTGAGAATATCGAGGACGAGACGACGCAGATCACGCTCGACCTGGACGAGATCTTGGATACGATCGCGCGTGCGAGAAACGCCGAACAGTCGTCCGCCAAAACGCCAAACGCCGGCGGGCCCCAGGGAACAAGGGCAAAAAGTTTCAGGTAACGCAAAAGATTCTAAGCGACCTGCAGCCTTGCACAAAGCGCCGCAAAGATCGAGTGCATCGCCTCGAAGTACGTGCGCGCTTCATCCAGGGGCATCGTCAAGGGTGGGCTGACACGTAACACCTTGCCTGCCAGTGGGCCGAGCAGGTGGATGGCCAGGCCGGCCGCATCTCCCCGGTAGCAGGCTTCGACCGCGGCGATCGCCACCTGTTCGGCTGAGGAGCTGCCAACGGATGCGCATTCCACGCCCCACACGACCCCTTCGCCGCGAACATTCGCGACGCACGGCAACTCGGCCAATCGCGACAGGCCTTGTTCGATGATTTTTGAGAGTTCGCGCGCGTGGCCGATGATGTCGCGGCTTTCGAATTCGTCGAGCGTCGCCAGCACCGCCGCGCTCGACAGGGGATTCGCGCTCCAGGTGTCCGACCCTTCGCCATAGTGCATGGCGGCGAACAGATCGGCTCGTCCGGCGGCGGCACTCACGGGCACGCCATTGCCGAGCCCTTTGCCGAGCACGACCAGGTCGGGCTCGACGCCATATTCGGTGAAGGCAAACAGCGAACCGGTGCGGCCGAAGTTGGCCTGCACTTCGTCGAGAATGAAAATGATATCGTTATCGCGGCAGAAGCGCTCGAGCAGGTGCAGATATTCTTTTTGCGGATGATACGAGCCGCCGCCGCCGAGATATGGTTCGGTGATCAAACAGGCGATGCGCTCGCCGAACTCCTTGCGCGCCGCGACGAGGTCTGCAATATAAGGAGCCAAATCGAGTGGTTGCCGCCGCCGCTCGAGATTCGCGCACTCTTCGCGCGGGAAGCCGATGAACCGCACGCGCGGATCGCGCTCGGGATCGGTTTCGCATCCGGTGACCGCGCCGGCCAGCCCCTTCTTGCCGTGAAAGCCGTGGCGCGTCGCCAGGATGATGTCGGCGCTGGGGCGGCGATGGAGCGCCGTCCACAACGCCTTTTGAATCGCTTCGCTGCCACTGGCCGCCCACATCACTTGTTCGCAACGGGCACCGCCGGGCTGGCTCTGCAGAAGAGCGATCAGCCGCTCGCTGGCGCGCGTGTCGAGCTCCGTGATCGCGTTGTATGCCGTGAGCGGCGCCGCGGGAAAGAATTCGCTACCGGTTTTGAAGTCGCGCATGCCCAAGTATTCGATCACGCGCCGCCACCAGTGCGACGGATTGTGACCGAGATTCGCCACCAGCACGCCGGAGCTGAAGTCGGCCAGCATCCGGCCCTCGGGCGTCCAATGATACGAGCCAGCGCTGCGATCGATCACGGCCAAGGTCGGCGTGAAGGTTCGCAGAGCCGCCGGTTCGACTTGTGCGACGCGCCGACGAACGGCGTTCGAGCGTTCTTCGCCGCGATGTTCGATAACGCCGTCGAGCGCGAATTCAGAAGCGTGTGCCATAGTATCTGCCGGTGCTCATGCCGAGTCTCACACTGGTGGGCGAGCCACCAGTGGCACCCGATTTTGGTTTTGAAATAGAGCCTAAAGGAAACCTTGCGAAGCGGCCGTACCTCCCCTCGATCCCTCCCTGGCAGGGAGGGAAGTTCAGACGCGGCCGGAATAGAGTACTTCTACATCGCTCTTGCCGGGGCGCAGGAGCACGAGTCCGCCCTCTGCGTGACCGACCTCGACCACGCAATTCGGCTCGCCGGCGGCGTGCCGAGCGAGAATCGCTTCCATCGCCTGCACGGCGGCCACGGTTTGCCGATCGGCCGCAACGTCATTGTACGCCAATTCGCGCGCCGCTTGCAGCCGCGCCCCGCGCCCGGCTGACGGGCCGGCGAACTCGACGGTGGCCACTTCGCGCACGAAGCGTTCCAGCACCTCGATGCCGTAGCCTCGCTGCGAGCGCTCTTGCCACGGTTCCAGGAACGTGCCGTTGTAATGATTGTTCATCGTGATTTTACGCGCGAGCGGCGTGCGCCCTTCGACGGTGCATTCCACGCCCCGCTTGCGGCTGTGGGCGTTCCACACCCCATTGTCGAAGCGGAATTGCACCTCCTGCTCGACATAGCCGGGAAAGTTGTCCGGCGTGACCCAACTGGTGTGAATGTCGAACGCCGCTTCGCGCCCGTCGTCGTAATGGTAAATCAGTCGCAACTGCGTGGAATCCCACGTCGGTCCATCGGCCGGCCCCACGAGCCCGCGCTGGCCGGTGCAAGCCACGCTTTTGAGTCGCCCGCCGAACGTGAAGTCGATCAGCTTGATGTAATGGACCGCGACGTAGGTACCGGGATTGCGCCCCGCGATCCACTCGGCGAATTGTCCGGCGGAGATGCTCTTGGGCTCGAGCAGCGTGCAATAACCGTTATTCACGTGCGCGAGCTCGCCGTCGGCGACAAGTGTGCGGAGCTTCTTGTGATCGGGATCGAGCAGCTTGTGATAGACGACCTTGGCGAGCACTTTGTGCTGGCGGGCAAGTCGATCGAGTTCGTCGAGCTCAGCGAGCGTGAGCACCGCGGGCTTCTCGATCAGGACGTGCTTACCGGCCGAGAGCGCGGCCTTGGCTGCGGCAAAATGCCGATCGTCAGGCGTGGCGACGCACACGAAATCGACGCCGGCGGCCAGCAACTGGACCATCGAGTCCGGCTCTTTGAAACTGGCAAAGTTGCCCAGCACATTATCGGGCGCGGTTGCCAATGCGGCGGCACGCTTGCCGGTGCGGCTGGCCACCGCCGCCAGACGCACGTCGCATACGCCGAACGCGGGGTCGTAGATCCCATGACGTACGGCGCCCTCGAAGAACGGGCGATAGGTTTCGTCAAAGATCATACCCAGCCCGACCATGCCAGCGCGTAGCGGGTGTCGGGCAATCGCGGAAGCGGAAAGTGCAGTCATGGTGCGGCGTGTTTCGACGCGAGAAAAAGCGAGAATCGAGATTCCCTACCATATCAGGCCGGCTTGATGATTTCATCCCGTCCGCTCCATCGCGGCGGGGTGACGAGTATCTTGTGCTCTGGCCGTGTTCGTCTCACAATGGCCCTCTTCGCTGCGACATAATCTGTCATCGTCATGTCGGCCGCGGCCGGCAGCGTCTCCCGCGCGGAACAAGGAACGTATGAACAATCACGAAACGCCCAGCGTCATTCTCAGCGCCTTCGCCGACGAGGCGGCCAACCAGAAAACGGCCGTGCAACAGTTTTCAGCCTTGGCCGCGCTCGGTTTGCAGTACTACAGCATTCGCTTCATCGACGCGGGGGGCGGCATCAAAAACGTGATGAAGCTGACGCTCAAGG harbors:
- a CDS encoding PEP-CTERM sorting domain-containing protein, with product MPAYEKPTAGGGNWVSTLNGMIASGQITLSLPQNGIYSVFDQGGYTYIATAVPEPESMMLAGMGCLVSIAAAARRKLRRS
- a CDS encoding beta-1,3-glucanase family protein, with the translated sequence MSDGRRMGAPRKRLGTRHSHIEELEPRWCPSAVPVTFNIPADVAARGVYVSVSATLEANYTNNQGITLNSGTVVYYDSSINDYAAVTSSSSLTYELSGTGAVVELPNTFVTGGQIVIGVGSAPPVSYASGAVQAPPATNDPNYWGLFEYAITSGGLDIDMSEVDQVGFPFTITTTPAAPMPADEGVGITQNRTDLFNLYNQYIAGQGATAALFEESISAGQPYRILAPQHLIEGTQAPVAGAPTYSAGGSLVTGDTYYYWVTATDASGETSVSNVTLAVPFNDSQNGHNIAMDTVNLSWSASPGATGYNIYRSLTNDSTTGQLVGSSTTTSFTDPGNTPTSQTPPANSYTYNPLNAYFNQALTNFFGHYTANGSFTINRDGYTFTGQVDTNYQTEGHTYTVLELTSTSLPGQTFLIFEPFFSTNTNIAGAPPAPSWMPHADQSPAAMIMANDGVFNDGGSQPGADAGILSDLENSIVSAFNRGIADNFSIAPNNWAAEPSLNSATATAGSGLSPGTYYYVITATNIFGETTTSIERAATTTSTDGQVTLSWTAENGPNQGNSDGPTQYNIYRSTTPGSGYQLVGTITNNGVNPTTSYTDSAASGTSQTPPTYYAPGSTSNWYAGFLHQNSTTNPTSGISINSLAYGFPYDDQGGDSTNFQANFSAVQINLMPWSNNPDPHHGPGPDDHWPGIKVLQQPSSGVLGASNSITFEVLNAEGVPVGGVPVTVEFAEVEGHTFTVVTDPTTGIGRFTFKNFEAGPNMIVLETDSQLMFQFSNVFIVFAGFVPTDGANIILPNGQQANVSSLGQNALPATDLPSTWTNGMWANAVPWNSVDGMVNSLAGVTRIDSLETGPLGLFQQLGRGGHGVLPPEELPPKSENIEDETTQITLDLDEILDTIARARNAEQSSAKTPNAGGPQGTRAKSFR
- a CDS encoding aspartate aminotransferase family protein, whose amino-acid sequence is MAHASEFALDGVIEHRGEERSNAVRRRVAQVEPAALRTFTPTLAVIDRSAGSYHWTPEGRMLADFSSGVLVANLGHNPSHWWRRVIEYLGMRDFKTGSEFFPAAPLTAYNAITELDTRASERLIALLQSQPGGARCEQVMWAASGSEAIQKALWTALHRRPSADIILATRHGFHGKKGLAGAVTGCETDPERDPRVRFIGFPREECANLERRRQPLDLAPYIADLVAARKEFGERIACLITEPYLGGGGSYHPQKEYLHLLERFCRDNDIIFILDEVQANFGRTGSLFAFTEYGVEPDLVVLGKGLGNGVPVSAAAGRADLFAAMHYGEGSDTWSANPLSSAAVLATLDEFESRDIIGHARELSKIIEQGLSRLAELPCVANVRGEGVVWGVECASVGSSSAEQVAIAAVEACYRGDAAGLAIHLLGPLAGKVLRVSPPLTMPLDEARTYFEAMHSIFAALCARLQVA
- a CDS encoding Gfo/Idh/MocA family oxidoreductase — encoded protein: MTALSASAIARHPLRAGMVGLGMIFDETYRPFFEGAVRHGIYDPAFGVCDVRLAAVASRTGKRAAALATAPDNVLGNFASFKEPDSMVQLLAAGVDFVCVATPDDRHFAAAKAALSAGKHVLIEKPAVLTLAELDELDRLARQHKVLAKVVYHKLLDPDHKKLRTLVADGELAHVNNGYCTLLEPKSISAGQFAEWIAGRNPGTYVAVHYIKLIDFTFGGRLKSVACTGQRGLVGPADGPTWDSTQLRLIYHYDDGREAAFDIHTSWVTPDNFPGYVEQEVQFRFDNGVWNAHSRKRGVECTVEGRTPLARKITMNNHYNGTFLEPWQERSQRGYGIEVLERFVREVATVEFAGPSAGRGARLQAARELAYNDVAADRQTVAAVQAMEAILARHAAGEPNCVVEVGHAEGGLVLLRPGKSDVEVLYSGRV